TGGATCCGGTCTTAAGACATCTTGTAACCACCATTCTGGTAAGGCACCGGAAATATCTCTGATAATCCATATAATGACATGggaccaactcccaacccaaccctaggggttatgacttccttgctacatgtatgggtcctgtgctttcagtagtacgggctcatactaccttccacacctacccatatttgtctcaagtatcatcacaacgccctaacaatatacataatcatagcgattactcaatcctcactcctagaagaATGCTAAATATCTCGTAACTGGCCTCCCGACCTCagacaacccacccatccatgaaactttcaccaaccctgtagcactagtgtatgctagccatacataacgttggaccctatagactttcgaatatttgATCCTACCGTAATGTCCCTAATtaacaagaacaaaacataaggccaaattaaacattctcaggctataagatcttaattatgtacaaccatgaagcatacactaagcaactacaataatgatgttaatctcatataaggaaaaccttaGGCTAGCagacatcatgtaatcaggcaattctatcatgcaattcctgaagatccttagcctagtactagcatgttgttctaacatatcacaatatcaaataactgtatggtattctggtgtctacttactggctccggctgatagTACACTTCACATCCTCCtttcttattttgaaaaccatttaaaattatttcaaaaatcttttcccttagtttgagattggattcacacgaatgttcctccaattcactcaaaccaaggctctgataccaacttgtaacatccataaaattcgagccaattttaaactttttaaatcatttaaaactattctgttattacaatttgtttccaaaatattttaaacatcagagttcccagaaatcaaaatcatctatcgaggaagtgtacggtctcGCCTTCACCTTCACGCGGtcatccgctgaacctgaaacaataaactcaaactgtaaactagaaggcttagtgagttacccccaaaataccaacctcataacgatataaccatatcacataaacatataagcaacagaACAACCATGAATCTTGAGTCTatagtgtgactggtccacccACACCAGGGCTTTagttcacctggtccactctctgagtctacggtatgactggaccgcctgcatcgggccttcagtctgtgtggcccactctctgagcctcagCATGTCTAGACCTCCCTCTCGGGGCCTTTAGCCTATCTGGGccactcgttgggccttcggcctgactaggtgccctcctgggcctacagtctatccggtccgccctaggtatgttggcctacaacacgaagcaggacccgcctcaacccaacccccataccaatcaaacaatcatgtgcacataatatatcatacgctagcatgtatataacagataatcataccgatctaacagatcactaacatagcagccatcctataaccaggattccgacctaaccggtcactaatataacatcatcctatataccaagataccgacctaaaccaggtcgctaacataataccatcctaactaccaggatgcagatctagcagaccaataaacatatcaaccaaatacccggatacaaatctgataaagggtcggccttggtgccttagaccctggttatatagtgaggataactcacctcgcaatgtcCATCTGAACTGAAGTATCGACTCCCAAAGTGTTGTCTCACCGAAAATCCCATACTATTCAAAATAACAAATTCTAGTTCAATATATGGATGTCAATCCTGACTAAGGGGGTCCATATAGTCCATTTTGTCCTTTCTTTAATTGGGGACCCATGCCCAATACCAAAACAAAGCCCAACACTAGATAGGCTTTCCAAGcctactaatggcccaatttgctaaattgaGCCCAAACcccctaatgggccttaccctaagcccaaacatcttCTAGGCCCACattatctgacttctgatggcccaccaaggcccaaagaACCAAAATACCCTACATGGCCCAAACCGAGACCCAAAACTCGCAAGGTCTATAtctgatgagtacgttgggcctactcctatgtacgctgggcgtactagctaaatggcgagtacgttgggcgtacctgcatgtacgctcagcgtactcccctGTTAAGTTACtatcccattaagtgcttaataccccAATCCAGAAGCTAAAATCAcaaatccaagtccttttcaacgtcttaatccataaagtcactaacttggtgactttgcatgaccctaataagcccaaactccaaaatatcATTCCATTCTCATAGAAATGatattaactcatgcatgaatccaatcattcaagatggcaactttctaccTTAGGGACTCATTTTGAACTGAAAGTGGCAACTCTAAGTCTAGAAATCGGATTTGAACCATAAAGTTCcatacttgggaccaaaatgacttCAAAATCAAGCTACATTAGATCTAAGCATTCTTGaggaaagttatgaactttatacctctaaagagtctcaaatgatgaTGCTATTCAAAATCTATGGGCTCAAACTCCCCAAGTCCTTCCTTGCCAACTTCttttttcctcttccaagcttaaaaaTCACCAAGAGGGCCTCTCAAGATCAAGATCACTCAAGAATGAAGGGATGAGaagttctagggtttttctgaggtTGGGGATGCTGATAAGTGGCTAGGGTTCAAGTCCTAATGTTCATTATATAGTGTtggaccctaaaattagggttttgtgtcactgagcgtacgttgggcgttTGCCTCCAACACCCGCGACCACTCGACcttctacgttgggcgtaccccagcttatgctgggcgtactcagccaATGCTACCTTTTAAAGCTTGGTCCTTTCTTTCCACTTCTTTCCAAACCCATGGGCCAAAAGTGACATAATTCAAATCCGAGGGGTGAATTTGAAGCTACttgaaaaatgggatgttacatcgATCAATAatggtatgataactgttgttgtaggagatcGGCTAGTGGAatgtaagtatcccaactccctccaaagtctAACAGGCACGCCCGTAACatatcttcgagcgtctgaatcatccgctcactttgtccatcagtctgggggtggtatgtCATACTGAAATGTAGTTGTgcacccaaatcctcatgaaacttcttccaaaacgtGGAGGTAAAACGAAAATCTTGGTCCAAAATCACCAAAACTAGCACCCAATGTCGAACTACTACCTCGCAGATCTAAATGTCAACCAGCTTCTCAGCAGATATACTCTCGACAATCAGAATAAAATtcacactcttggtcaatctatcaataatgacccatatagaatcaaCTCCACGTGCCGTCCTTGGcaactttgtgataaaatccatggtaatctcttaCCGTTCCCACATGGGGATGGGTAAAAGGTGCATCTTCCAgtgaggtctctgatgttcggccttgattTCCCAACAAGTCaggcaccgctccacaaaccatgcAATCttccttttcatacagggccatcaATAACTCaactttagatccctatacatctccGTGGCCCCCGAGTGGATCGAAAACTTTGACTTATGAGCCTCTTCTAGAATTGTATGTCTCACCCCACCAATAGCCGAAACCCAAACTCTACTACACTGAGTCAACAACCCCCAACTATCTCTAATAAATAAAGGAATCTGCCCTTGATCCGCTCCGCCTTGCAACTCTCCTTTTTTAATCCCTCGACTTGATCCTTCTTTATCAAATCCAACAAAAGAGAAATGATAACCATCTTTAGACATATATCCCCAATAGGTGCACTCACTGCtttgcggctcaaggcatcaggcaccatattggccttcccagggtggtacaagatctcgcaATCAAAAtactttaccacatctaaccatatCTGCTTCCACATGGATCCATAAAAGTTGCCAACATTATGAGATCCAACCTTCCAAATTCTCACACTATGAAGATTAGGGATAAAAGGGCTATACCTAGAGACAAGTAACATAAAGATTGGATCTTGATGACTTACAAGAGTCCAAAAAATATGCACAAGAGGGATAGGGAGATTTGCTTGCTGAAACAAAGCCCAAGggtaacttcttcttcttctttagagCACCACCAAACACACAAAAAACTCAAAGGTTAGCAATGGAGACTAGGGTTTTCTCTTGGAAGTTAAGGGAGAGTGATTGAGGCTGAGGGTGGGcaaccctagccatcacattCCCTTAAATAGGGGCTCAAACCATGGATTAGGGTTTATCATTAAACGGCGGCCACGCCATGGCGAATAGATGCTACACCGTGGCACTAGCTTAGTGCCCACGAAACCTTGGCCTTGGTCACGCCATGTGACtccatcaccacgtcgtggccaccaGGAATCCAACATCCAAAAATATTAATATACATAAACGAAACATACCCGAAACTTGGTGTTACATTCACCTTTAAATAAGACCAAGTTTCCTCATGAAGATAGAACAATGCATTAGTCTTTACATTGTTTTTATGTTTCTTCTTTGTAGCTTCCAACCGTTTGACCATACTTTCCTCATCATGATTTAAACATAACTTTTCAACATTAAAAGTTGTCTTCATTTCTGTAAGTTTGTTGACCTGTTTAGCAAAATATGTTGCAATATGTTACATGTATTCTTTTGGTGTAAGACTAATAGATGAATACATGATATATGTAATTAGTTATAGTTAGTGTTGTAAAAATCCTGATTAGGTctcgattaatctccgattaatctcTAGGCGCTACTTGACCGATTAGagagcgcctagcgattaatccatgcatacaaaatGACTGAAACAGTAGGACcagatgaaattttaacactttgaataagttatatctcaatagaaactatttgaggtatgattagtgttgtatttatcatattaacctattttgttatgatattagtggtatttatcaaattttatatgatattagtaatatttaattttttaaaatctaacaaattagcaattaatggtccccgattaatctccgcctagccgattaatcccttgaccccagttcaccgactagctaacgtcgagcgatttttacaaccttggttaTAGTAAACCCAATTTATATATACACTTTTTTCATGATCAATAAACAaatgtatacatgtatatatagacGACGTGTACATGATTACTAAACAACACAAATTAATTTCTACACATTCATTGCTCTCTTCAAAATAAAGCAAGGGTATTTTCAATGTCATAGTAATAATGCCAAATTCATCAAATATAAATTTACAAGGGTTTATACACATTTTCATGATTACTACATGAGACATTAAATGTTAAGCCATTGGTTACAAATGAGGGTTTTTCTTCATTCATCATAGAAATTAAAGGGTAGTAGCCTAGATTACCATATTTTTAATAAACCCACAAGAAAGAAATGGCGTCAAACATTTGATTCCACTCGGACCTAATCCTTGAAATCATGCATGCTATTTGGAAGGACATGAGGAAACAAAAAATGTTTTATTGATGTTTAAGGTGTTATGGTGGAGAAGCTTAAAGGCTTCTCCTACTCCACCAATAGGGTTATCGCACAACTTTATCTGGATCTTAAGTTAAAGATGTGGAGCTCCTTTTGTCTCTTAACAACCTGTCGTAGGTCATCAAAAGTGATTGAATGATCATATGACACTTCTTTAGAAAGCTCAACAAGGTTGAAGCCTCAAGATTGCAACTTTTGATGTTCTTGTTAGGTTTAAGCTTGTGacgtctctctctctttcttttttttcttttttttttttcttttttgtaaatGCTTAAGTTTGTTAGTTTTTTGGTGTAAAAGCTTCAACCTTTTGTGAATGAATAGAATCTAATCATTCTTTATTGTTTTTATTGTGTGAACATTAatgaaaataacataaaatataagtgtAATACCTTATGTTAAATGGGGATGCCATATTAGTCGGTACTTCGGGATTTTGATGCAAGTATTGTAGATGAGAGGGAAAGGCCAGAGTGGACTAGAGATGGAGATAATGGAGATGAGAGGTGGATGCTTAGGGTTTATATGGATGAGATGCAGATGTTTAGGGTTCGTATTCAGCTAATTGAGAAGATAAGAAAGTGAAAAGACAAATATACCCTCATGTGTTGGGCACATGGGGTGGGCTAACAACCAAAACAAACGATTGTTAAGTCCAAGGACCGATTACATAATGAAATATATTGATAAGGACGTAATATTGTAATTTTGAAACTTAAAGGACCAAAACCAAAGAAAATAACAAAACATGTGGACCAATTTTGCAATTTACTCtcttaaaaattaaaagttaaaaactagatttcatttatataaaaatatttccaaaaccaaaaaattaaaaattaaaaactagatTTCATCCTACTCTTAGAGTTATTATTTATATAGAAATATTTAACGAATAattataagtttttaaaatttatgaagttacttaatatatatatatatatatatatatatatatatatatatatatatatatatatatatatatatatatatatatatatatatatatatatatatatatatatatatatatttgaaagtaaatattttcaaaaaattttaaaaactaaaatctAAAAACCTCTAAACACTATTGAAAAAACTAGTTGATAATGGCAACCATAATTATTGGTATGGATTCAAACAAAAACAAAGATCCAAAGAGTACAAGCAAACGAGCATTGTTTCTCAATACAGAAAAAGAGCTCACTTTCTTCCTCCATTCTTCGGTCAACGAGTCACCAAAACAAAACCAGCAACTTTTCTCCCTCCTTTCCCCTCTCTCTCACATACACATAGCAATCTGGTTGTGTTCTTTCCTAGCCTCTTGAGGTTTCCCCACACCCCCATTTATTGTTCTTCACCTTTGTTGTTGAGAATATGGTGCTTCCTTTAATGCTCCGCCATTAAAGCTCTCGCATCACACACAGACACAGATTTTGAAGAAATATCCTACACCCATTTCTACAACAGAACGCGCCTCTTGTAAATTGCATTTAATTAATTCAAACAAAGGGTTTGTTTTTTGCACCCGAATTCTACACAGACTCGGCGCACAGAGGAGTTATGGGTATTATGATTTGCACGGACATCGCCATCACATCAATCGTCATATAGTTATGGGCGTATGATGAACGGCCCTTGTTTTCAGCGTTTCCAATTATAGCAGTGTCATTCTTTCTGTACAGGAAACAGTGTTACTTCGCACAGGGATTAAGATTTCAAGTTTTGAACGAGTTATTATGTCTGGTTCGACACTTGAAATGGATTAAAGGTCATTTCTGTTTCGGGTAATCATGGAAGCTATGCTCAAGGTATTATTCCATTTCTTTTTCATCTTCCTGTTGCTGGTTAACTCGGTGTTGACCCAGTCGACGGTGCGGCGACTGAGTTCCGGTGTAGAACGAACGGCGCTGTTCGATCTTCGAGCTTCCTTAGGAATAAAAGCCAGATTCTGGCCGAGGAAGTTAGACCCATGTGCAAACTGGACAGGGGTGGAGTGCAGCAACGGCAGGGTCACCGGAATAAATTTGTCCGGTTTGCAACGAACTCGTGTTGGACATCGTTCCCCTTCTTTTTCTATCGATTCTTTGGTTCGATGTACTCAATTGGGTACCTTTAATTCTTCAGGATTTGCTCTTCCAGGGCAAATCCCTGATTGGTTAGGACAAAATCTTAGTGCACTCCAGGTGCTCGACCTTACGTCTAGCTCAGTCTTGGGTCCAATTCCTTCGTCAATTGGTTCTCTAAATCAACTCAATCGTCTTCTTCTTGCCAATAATTTCCTTACTGGGATTATCCCAGATTCTCTGAGGGAACTTTCTTCACTATCGATTCTAAATTTGTCGCTGAATATGTTAACAGGATCCATACCCACTTCATTTTCAGCTCTCGCGAACCTCACAGCTCTTGATTTATCTTCAAATTTCTTATCTGGCCCGATCCCTATGAACTTCGGTTCATTTTCTAGTCTTCAATCCTTAAATCTTTCCAACAATAGTCTTGCTTCTTCTCTCCCTATACAGCTTGGAAACCTTTCTCAGTTAGTTGACCTTGATCTTGGATTCAATTCATTCTCTGGATCATTTCCAAATGAACTAGGTCATTTAACCAATTTGAGGAGATTATCAGTTAAAAACAATAATTTGGGAGGTAATCTTTCTTCCAACTTCACACCAAATATCATCCTTCTTGATGTATCAAGCAACAACTTCACTGGCAATCTCCCAGACCTCTCAACATTCCCAAACACTTCTGGTGTCACCTTAAACTTCTCAAACAACCAATTCTACGGAATCCTGGATTCCAGTGTCTCAACTCTGGATTCCATCGATCTATCCAACAACTATCTCCAGGGTTTAAATGTCAATCTTGAAAACACAACTTCAATATCAAGAAACTGCTTCATTCGAATCCCAAACCAAAGAAGCTTAGATGATTGTAGAACATTCTATCTTCTAAGAAATCTACCTTTCAATGGTGATTCCAATTCCAATCCCACAACTCCATTGCAACCTCAACTCCCTAGAAAGAGCAACAACAACCGTTTGAAATACGTTATGGCTGGAGTTTTTGGTGGACTTGGTGTCTTTATAATCATAGTTATAATACTATTTTTAGTATTTAAACCATGTAACAAAAGATCAGTAAGCCAAAGAAGTGCAAATGTAGAACCTGTTCAAGAAGAAGGAATCGAAAAGGGTCAAACCATTTCAGTCAACTTAATGTTTGACTCATTTTCATATGA
The genomic region above belongs to Lactuca sativa cultivar Salinas chromosome 4, Lsat_Salinas_v11, whole genome shotgun sequence and contains:
- the LOC111890298 gene encoding probable LRR receptor-like serine/threonine-protein kinase At2g16250 — encoded protein: MEAMLKVLFHFFFIFLLLVNSVLTQSTVRRLSSGVERTALFDLRASLGIKARFWPRKLDPCANWTGVECSNGRVTGINLSGLQRTRVGHRSPSFSIDSLVRCTQLGTFNSSGFALPGQIPDWLGQNLSALQVLDLTSSSVLGPIPSSIGSLNQLNRLLLANNFLTGIIPDSLRELSSLSILNLSLNMLTGSIPTSFSALANLTALDLSSNFLSGPIPMNFGSFSSLQSLNLSNNSLASSLPIQLGNLSQLVDLDLGFNSFSGSFPNELGHLTNLRRLSVKNNNLGGNLSSNFTPNIILLDVSSNNFTGNLPDLSTFPNTSGVTLNFSNNQFYGILDSSVSTLDSIDLSNNYLQGLNVNLENTTSISRNCFIRIPNQRSLDDCRTFYLLRNLPFNGDSNSNPTTPLQPQLPRKSNNNRLKYVMAGVFGGLGVFIIIVIILFLVFKPCNKRSVSQRSANVEPVQEEGIEKGQTISVNLMFDSFSYEQILQATSGFSDSNLMKHGHTGDIFKGKLEDGVSIVVKRVDMRVSRKDCYMSELELFGKGMHTRLVPLLGHCLEHETEKLLVYKFMPNGDLSNSLYRSTSLEDSGLQSLDWITRLKIAIGAAEGLSYLHHECNPPIVHRDIQASSILLDDKYDVRLGSLSEVCVQGVEDNQNVISRLLRISSNSEPTPSGSSSPPICAYDVYCFGKVLLELVTGKIGINNSEWVEQTLSFINNYDKELVSKIVDQSLVIDEDLMEEVWAVAIVAKSCLNPKASKRPQMAHILKALENPFRVVREEDFSSGRLRNNSSRRSWSAALFGSWRQSFSGSVHSQSQKSREGVSGQRRENSQGSGANDKRLSSEIFPEPVDINDVERQDETR